A genomic window from Emys orbicularis isolate rEmyOrb1 chromosome 24, rEmyOrb1.hap1, whole genome shotgun sequence includes:
- the IL12RB1 gene encoding interleukin-12 receptor subunit beta-1 — translation MSWLLLLAALALSGSTEDPDLVCYRNCIQCNFTCTWRAKATSGNATYILKFCYHSTYPCKEFNTASSTHYRFSYRKLRILPNLTAWVESHSGGRVERTQNITLQLENAIKLDPLPPDQITFSKSNGTLTLTLQQLDNWTVRYEPLRREARYRRMKGTEWTQVECQTRGEYKGNNITVICNVGTTAACEVQIRHKTAHWSSYWSDWSKSIFVPEEIPEVNYTVGRLGRNGQRNVTFHWQEAREEQWKVNYMLAVYMPACRCTELKKEVPEKDETTLTLALSGAEYHLSMSASNPAGRGPVQTYRIPPEYRTEMSFLNISSAGSSVTVQWAAKTNGTFYCFEKQPLEELQEDQEECIHKQLFEKDSYVDTGTVKPRKCYRIAIHGGGPEKHWTFGSMYHFATNTSFDGPIHIRNITANSAFLLWKPSPLSQCPGMLKKYIICYTSEQDNGTACHEANSSATHYTLQDLQPSTSYRVGIQAATADRDGPCSPQHLFKTTKLGPNPAEWKLNLRYLSIFLGVPVLAVFYHFIKKRAKKVLFPPLPNPMDSEAIKFPAEEMSQVKPRLGFVEPSEKVSPTEPLVTEFISDKGEPDTNTETRSLHLYAGTEETAEMLQAKEGQAGSENDLPFEYRRQVLLTPAEEEQEEDDFREFAGVCGQNNLAEAGTGPSQPHPDEGAALERTGLSRPLVQLSLLLSDKPVIIKSGGSFDL, via the exons TTATCACAGCACCTATCCCTGCAAGGAATTCAACACAGCGTCCTCCACTCACTACCGCTTTTCTTATCGGAAACTGCGGATCCTACCGAACCTCACTGCCTGGGTGGAATCCCACAGTGGAGGCAGAGTTGAGAGGACCCAGAACATCACTTTGCAACTGGAGAATGCCA TCAAATTGGATCCGCTGCCGCCTGATCAAATAACATTCTCTAAATCCAATGGTACCCTGACGCTGACACTGCAGCAGCTAGATAACTGGACTGTCAGATACGAACCGTTACGAAGGGAAGCTCGGTACAGACGGATGAAGGGCACTGAATGGACACAG GTGGAGTGTCAGACACGAGGTGAATACAAGGGTAACAACATAACAG TGATATGCAACGTGGGAACAACAGCAGCCTGCGAAGTCCAGATTCGGCACAAAACGGCCCATTGGAGCAGCTACTGGAGCGACTGGAGCAAATCCATCTTTGTTCCTGAGG AAATTCCAGAGGTGAATTACACGGTGGGGAGACTCGGGAGGAACGGGCAGAGAAACGTGACGTTCCATTGGCAG GAAGCCCGTGAGGAGCAGTGGAAAGTCAATTACATGCTGGCTGTCTACATGCCAGCGTGCAGGTGCACAGAGCTGAAGAAGGAGGTCCCTGAAAAGGACGAGACGACGCTGACCTTGGCTCTCTCTGGGGCAGAGTATCACCTTTCTATGAGCGCATCTAACCCAGCAGGGAGAGGTCCTGTGCAGACGTATCGCATTCCTCCAGAATATCGCACAG AAATGAGCTTTCTGAACATCAGctcggctggcagcagcgtgaCAGTGCAGTGGGCAGCAAAGACCAATGGGACCTTCTACTGCTTTGAGAAGCAACCCCTGGAAGAGCTGCAGGAGGACCAAGAGGAATGTATCCACAAACAATTATTTGAAAAGGACAGCTATGTGGATACAG GGACAGTGAAACCCAGGAAGTGTTACAGAATTGCCATTCACGGAGGGGGACCAGAGAAGCACTGGACGTTCGGTTCCATGTACCACTTTGCTACAAACA CTTCTTTTGATGGGCCCATTCACATCCGGAACATCACAGCGAACTCTGCTTTCCTGCTGTGGAAGCCGTCACCGCTCTCCCAATGCCCCGGCATGCTGAAGAAATACATTATCTGCTACACAAGTGAGCAGGACAACGGAACGGCCT GTCATGAAGCGAACTCCTCAGCGACACACTACACCCTACAGGAcctgcagcccagcacctccTATCGAGTTGGGATTCAGGCAGCCACAGCAGACCGAGATGGGCCCTGCAGTCCCCAGCACCTGTTTAAGACCACGAAGCTCG GTCCCAACCCTGCAGAGTGGAAGCTCAACCTCCGGTACCTCAGTATTTTCCTAGGCGTCCCTGTCCTGGCTGTGTTTTACCACTTCATCAAAAAGAG GGCCAAGAAAGTGCTGTTCCCGCCTCTGCCCAACCCCATGGACAGCGAAGCCATCAAGTTCCCAGCTGAGGAGATGAGCCAG GTGAAGCCCCGGCTAGGCTTTGTGGAGCCATCAGAGAAAGTCAGCCCCACAGAACCGCTGGTGACCGAATTTATCTCAGACAAAGGGGAGCCTGACACGAACACAGAGACTCGCTCACTGCATCTCTACGCCGGGACTGAAGAAACGGCAGAGATGTTACAGGCCAaggaggggcaggcaggctcTGAGAATGACCTGCCATTTGAGTATAGAAGGCAGGTGCTTCTGACCCCAGCGGAAGAGGAACAGGAAGAAGATGATTTCAGAGAATTCGCTGGTGTTTGTGGTCAAAATAACCTTGCCGAAGCAGGCACAGGCCCTTCTCAGCCCCACCCAGATGAGGGTGCTGCCCTGGAGCGGACAGGGCTCTCTCGGCCTCTGGTGCAGCTCTCCTTGCTGCTCTCAGACAAGCCCGTCATAATAAAGAGTGGGGGCAGCTTTGACCTTTGA